GGGAGAACAAAGATCTATTTACCAATGCGAGGAACATCTGGGAGCTAAGGAGGGTGATCAACGAGCGGATGGAGTACTACAACGAAACGAGGAGGCACTCAGCGTTGGGATACATGTCGCCGTTAAGTTACATCAACCATGAGATGATTCTGCCGGAACCAGCGGTTGTCTTAGCGCAAAATGGTCGGTAAACTGGTGCAAGATTCCTGCCGCATATCCGTTTGTCGAACTTCCACTCCCTAAAGGAATCTCCCTTGCCGCGATCAGCCGCGAGATCACTCCACAGAAGGATATCGACTGCATCAACCCAGCAAGCTTGGGGCACCTGGTCAGTGGAGGGGCCGCGTCCGCTACTTATAGCGAACTGAAAGAGCGCCCCGATGTTCTACTCCCGGCCACTCCACAAGCGGTCATGGAATTGCTCATTGCCTCAGGGGTGGATCTCGCCGGCAAGGAAAGCGTCGTCGTCGGCGCCGGAGCAGTGGGCTTGCCGTTAGCATTGCTGCTATTGCGAGAGGGTTATGCCAACGTCACCCTATGCGAGTACAAGGGTAAAGACCTGCATGAAATCGTGAGCAGAGCCGACGTCGTGTGTGTCTCTGTAGGGAGGCCGAACTTCATCACTGCAGATATGGTCAAGGAGGGCGCGGTCGTAATCGATGTTGGGATCAATGTGGGGAAAGATGGAATAACCGGTGATGTCGACTATGCTGGTGTAGAGAAAAAGGCCAGCTTGATCACCCCCGTTCCCGGTGGAGTAGGCCCGATGACGACTACGATGATCATGGCTAACACAGTAAAGGCCGCTTCGAACCTCACGAGAAAGTAGCAAGTGAGTAGCTGAAAACACGAATTAGACCGGGTAGTAGGTGGAGACTCCAAGGTCGAGTGTATCGCCCCGCAAAGAAGGTGACGGGGGATGAGAAAGCGGGCGAGAGGAAAGACTTGTCCCACTCACGTAAGCGCAGAACGCAGAGAAGAACCTTCTATCATTTGTAGTCGGGACTTCGTTACCTAATTTAAAACGACGAGGAACTACAAAACATGGCTGAAGGGACATTGATTGAGGTAGAAGGAGCCGTTGCGCTGTCCCCGGAGCGCGTCTTCCGTTACCTCGAGTACGGTGGTTCTTCCCCGTCTGCCCCTGTTTTAAGGAAGTTGGAGGAGCTTGTTCCCAAGGCGCTTACCTTGGCGCAACCAAGGGCATTATGTCGAATCCGCTCAATAGATGAGGTAGTAGACCTTCGCAAAGATGACCTCCCCGCCCCGATTCAAGGTGCCTCCTTCCTTACCTTTGGCCTTGTCACCGTCGGCCCCGCCGTCGAACAGGAAGTGGAGAGGCTGCGTAAAACAGGAAGACTGCTCGACGCGATGATTCTCGATGCGCTCGGCTCGGCCGCCGTGTCCGAGCTCTGCGAGCGGGTGGCATATCGAGTATTCGACTGGGCAAAAAAGAACGGATTGAATGCGAGCCGGGTGTTCGAACCTGGGTCGGGGGCCAGCCGCTGGCCGCTTGAGAACCAGCGCCTGATATTCGCCAACGTACGGGCAGATGAGATTGGCGTTAGTCTTACCTCACACCTGTTGATGCGTCCCCGCAAAACGGTATCGTTTCTAATAGGAGCCGGTACGGAAATAGAGCAGGCATCTACTCCCTTCTCGTGTCAGGGATGCCGACGCACGGATTGTCCGTACCGCTACAACGCAAAGTAGTACAAGGAGGAAAGGATGCAACACAATTATGGCGAAACGACGATCGATCGCTTCTTAACCGAACTCTCTTCGGATGCACCGACCCCCGGAGGAGGGAGCGTCGCCGCCCTCTCCGGAGCAATGGCGGCATCGCTGGTGTCGATGGTCTGCAACCTGACCATCGGAAAGGAAAAGTTCGCTGAATACGAACAGGAGATCAAGGACATTCTGGAAGAGGCGCTCAAGTTACGTGAAAGGCTCCTAAGTGCGGTTGAGGAGGATATCCAAGCCTATAACTCACTTGTTACCTGCTACCGCCTTCCAAAAGCGACGCCGCAGGAAAAAGAAGAGCGCAGGAAGAGGATCCAGGCAGCTCTTAAGAATGCCACTGATGTTCCTTACAGGACCGCGGAGGCGTGCTACCGAGTGCTCGAACTGAACCGCAGGCTACCCCAAATTGGCAATCCCAACGCTGTAAGTGACGTCGCTGTCTCCGCCCATCTTGCCGAGGCTGCTGTACAATCGGCCCTGTATAACGTTGATATCAATTGCAATTACATTAAGGATGACACTTACGTGCAAAATTATCAAAAGAGGCGGGTGGCGTTATCCCAACAGGCAGAAACCACTAAAGAAACCGTGCTCGCGGCTGTACAAGCGGTATTGCATGCTTAAGGTGCTTGTGGAATAGGAGAGGTTAGAGTCCACATACGTGGTGTAGTTGTCCGCCACTGCGGGCGGGGTCGAAATGGACGACCATCGCTGCCATCTTTAATCAACGGCGGTTGTCCCGCTGTGCGACCGGTTTTCGTCGCCACCAAATCAGATTGCTGTAACGAGCTCGCCGGAGGCAGGTATGCAGCCCTGACGCTTCTACGGGCGCTCGATCTCCGAGCTCGTCAACGAAGCCGTTCGGCAGGCGTTGCGAGAGGATAGCGAAGATCTAGCGGCGTTCGATGAGCGGACAGCCGAACCGGTGATCACATACGAGGAGCTGCTCGAAGACTTAAGGGCACATGGCAAGATATAGGCTCCTGTTCAAGGAGTCCGTTGCGAAAGACTTTCGTCCTATTTCCCAAAAATACGTTCGACAAATTCTGAACACGATCGAAGCTCTCACCGATGACCCTCGTCCCATCGGGTGTGAGAAACTCACCGATCAAGAACGATATCGCATCCGCTGCGGTTCTTATCGCATCATTTATGAAGTCCAGGATGATGCTCACGTTGTTCCGGTGGTAAAAGTTGCTCACCGCCGGGATGCGTACCGCGATTGATCACCGAGCGACAGCAACTCTCCTAGAGATTCGCCGCAGGCGAATCAGTTCGGGGGTTGTCCAGATTACATGAACTCTGTGACGGATGACGTCGGGGACAAGCCCCGACTCTACGAAAAATCGCGATTTTCGTCCCACCGCACCTTGTATGTAAAGTTATCTTCATTTCTTGTATGATAGGGTTTTAATCGGGGGATCAGAAATCAGGTTCTACAAGCTCTTTCACCCTGGCCTGCTCCCTAAATCTGTACCGCTGGTAAGCAGAGATCCTACTTGATCATGAGCTATCCGTCACTGTACAAAATTCAATGGTAAAGCTCATGTGTGTACTTGTTTTGAATAAAGGATCTGTTAACCTTGTTGAGGGTAGAGCGTGAGAAAAAAAGAAGAGCCCAGCCTAACAACCTAAGCTGGGCCCCTATCCTAGCGTGCTGAACGATCGTCGGTTACTTCCCCTTACCCGACTTTCCCTTCTTGCCAGAGCCTCCGTGCCTATGATCCGATCCGTGGGAGGCTCCTTCGTTCTCTTCTTCATCCGTAGTGGCGGGAGACAAGGCCTCTATCTCTTCCGTTTCCTTATCGTCGGAAGACTGGATGCCCCACGCCGCCCCATCGTCCGTCGATTGCTTCTTGTCCATTGCAGGAGGAACAACAACTTCCATCCCCCCTCCATTGGCGCTGGGGGGCTGTTGGTCCCATTCCGGTTTGTGTTCAGATTGCTTCTTGTCTGCAGGTTCGGGGAGGGAGATTTCCA
The Candidatus Bipolaricaulota bacterium genome window above contains:
- a CDS encoding cyclodeaminase/cyclohydrolase family protein, translating into MQHNYGETTIDRFLTELSSDAPTPGGGSVAALSGAMAASLVSMVCNLTIGKEKFAEYEQEIKDILEEALKLRERLLSAVEEDIQAYNSLVTCYRLPKATPQEKEERRKRIQAALKNATDVPYRTAEACYRVLELNRRLPQIGNPNAVSDVAVSAHLAEAAVQSALYNVDINCNYIKDDTYVQNYQKRRVALSQQAETTKETVLAAVQAVLHA
- a CDS encoding type II toxin-antitoxin system RelE/ParE family toxin, which encodes MARYRLLFKESVAKDFRPISQKYVRQILNTIEALTDDPRPIGCEKLTDQERYRIRCGSYRIIYEVQDDAHVVPVVKVAHRRDAYRD